The genomic window ccaggcgcccccctaaaattgtttttaaagattttatttatttatttgagagagagagtgagggagagagagagtgcacacacaagccagggaagaggcagagggagggagaggcagactccccgctgagcagggaggctgataagggagctcaatcccaagaccctgagatcatgacctgagctaaaggcagacactgaatgacagccacccaggcgccccccaaaataaaatctttttaaaaaaattatcccacCTCGTGGCATTGTTTGGAGATCAAAATAAGacatttcagggatgcctggggggctcagtcggtgaaacgtctgccttcggctcaggtcatgatcccaggatcctggggtcgagtcctgtgtcaggctccttgctcagcggggggcctgcttctccccctgcctgctctgACTGCCCCTACCCCTGTTTtgtgctcccccccaccccagcttctttctctctctgacaaataaaattttttaaatttttttaaaagattttatttatttattcatgagagacagagagagagagagaggcagagggagaagcaggcctcccgcggagcagggagcccgatgcgggactcgatcccaggaccctgagatcatgacctgagccgaaggcagacgcttaaccatctgagccacccaggcgcctgacaaataaatttttttaaaaaaagaaaaaagaaggggcgcctgggtggctcagttggttaagcgactgccttcagctcaggtcatgatcctggagttccgggatcgagtcccgcatcaggctccctgctcagcagggagtctgcttctccctctgaccctcccccctctcatgctctctctatctcattctctctctcaaataaataaataaaatctttaaaaaaaaaaaaaagaagaaagacatttcAGGATCCCTGGCGTCTGGGATCAAGAAAATGTTCCATGAGTGGTgtggttgctgggggtggggtgaggcctGATTATTTCGGGGTTTGCATCCGTCCTGGGCTGGGGCTCAGGCAAGAAtgggtcaggctctgccctctggAAGAGGTTGTTAAACACATACAGCCACAGAGGAATACTCCAGGGGACTATTCAGATGAGGGCCATGTAGGCAGGATCCTGAATGATGAGTGCAAGTCTGCTGGgttgggaaggaagggaaggacgTTTCGAGGACAGAAACACAGAGGCGGGCAGAATCGCAGTTTGTTAGGTAAGGCAGAAAGATAAAAACTGGCCAGAGACAGTGGTCTTGGGGGGGGTCACAGCCAGAGAGTAGGCTGGAGGTCCACAGGGCCTTCTCCTgcccaggccagggctggggtaAGAGGAGGGGTTTACTTTTTATTGTGGAAGCCATGGGAAACCACTAACCATCTCAGGGAGGGCTCCATGTGACCAAGCTTGTGGTTGCAAGCATCCAGCCACAGCTGGGAAGTGGGTTGGAGGGCTCCCACCTGCTAgtgtgggagagggtgggggaggggtggggggaaaagaGACAGCCCTCAGGAGAGGAGATACACAGAGAGTTCTTGAATGATACAGAGGACCCCCACCAGTCAGCGCTTCTGACCCCACTAGGGTTCTTATAGCCCCCCAGTCTTTCCTCTGCTGGTGCCCAACCTGCAAGAGCTCTGGCTAAGGAGGCATCCCTTTGCCCATGTCCGCCCATCCCCTCAGTTCTTCTTGAGGGGGAGCAGGGGCGCCCCCAGCGGAGCGTCAAGATGAGCTCTAGGTGAAGGCCCACCCACTCAGAGAAGATACTCCGATAACCCACGCCCCTGCCCCAGCAGCCTggacccctcttccctctccatccctccccctaCCTTTTGGGAGCTGAGCGAGTACCGCGGGGGCgagcggggcggggccggcgagCAGTTATAGCTGGCCTCGCCGCGCTGCGCCCCCGACGCTCCGGCTCCCCGACGCTGCAGTCCCGCGGCGCGCCCAGCCCCATCTGAGTTAGCTCCTGGCCTGCCCCGCCGGGCGGCCGTCAACTTGAGCACCCTGGCGCGGGGCACGGGCGTGCGGGGCCCTGCGGGCCGGCCGGTGCTCGCATTGTTGCTGCTGCTGGCGCTGCTGGCGCTGCCCGCTGGCGCCTGGTACAAGCACGTGGCGAGTCCCCGCTACCACACAGTGGGCCGCGCCGCGGGCTTGCTC from Neomonachus schauinslandi unplaced genomic scaffold, ASM220157v2 HiC_scaffold_135, whole genome shotgun sequence includes these protein-coding regions:
- the LOC110579167 gene encoding neuropeptide W-like; its protein translation is MSSSPAARPAPSELAPGLPRRAAVNLSTLARGTGVRGPAGRPVLALLLLLALLALPAGAWYKHVASPRYHTVGRAAGLLMGLRRSPYMWRRALRPAAGLSAKDTLSPAPVPRGALLLSSGVRELLEMGRRYSRAGRELRSPSLNWSRGRAPIPGPP